A genomic stretch from Setaria italica strain Yugu1 chromosome VII, Setaria_italica_v2.0, whole genome shotgun sequence includes:
- the LOC101772084 gene encoding putative lipoxygenase 5, translating into MASAAMELLGRSFLPGPAAGAAGRERGGGPCFAAVGREGRRGRRPLRSAAPVGALAERVVVTPAPAERAGAAPPEEQPPQHPQSVAARAVVTVRRRRKEDTKRRVAEQLDAYADRVGRSVLLELVSTETDPRKGGPKKSKRSALVGWFEKKDVKAERVVYTAEFTVDASFGEPGAVTVLNRHQREFFIESIVVEGFPTGPAHFTCNSWVQPTRVDRNPRVFFTNKPYLPAETPPGLQELRQKELSDLRGESAADAAGERKLTDRVWDYDVYNDLGNPDKGAEFARPVLGGEQLPYPRRMRTGRPKTVTDERAESRVEYPEPTYVSRDEEFEEGKNEMLSEGALKALLHNFMPLLVSSVSPDIRDFAGFHDVDNLFKEGLRLKQALQDQLFQKIPFVRKIQENSEGLLRYDTPDIIKKDKFAWLRDDEFARQALAGINPVNIERLQAFPPVSKLDPAVYGPKESAITEEHIIGQLDGMSVAQALEDNRLYMLDYHDIFLPFLDRINSLDGRKAYGTRTLFFLTAAGTLKPIAIELSLPPMTEGCKRAKRVFTPPADATSNWLWQLAKAHVCSNDAGVHQLINHWLRTHACMEPFIIAAHRQMSAMHPIFKLLKPHMRYTLKINALARQILIAGDGVIESGFTPGRYCMEMSAFAYRELWRLDQEGLPADLIRRGMAVEDPTKPHGLRLLIEDYPYATDGLLLWSAIERWCDAYVATYYPSDESVRGDAELQAWYDEAVRVGHADKRDAPWWPRLSTPADLASLLTTLLWLTSAQHAALNFGQYPLGGYIPNRPPLMRRLVPAEGDPEHAHLVADPHRFFLSALPSLTQTTTFMTVIDTLSTHSADEQYLGERPDEAWTADPAALAAAREFAEEVRRAEEEIERRNADTGRRNRCGAGVLPYELMAPTSGPGITCRGVPNSVTI; encoded by the exons atggcgtcggcggcgatggagcTGCTGGGGAGATCCTTCTTGCCGGGCcctgcggcgggcgcggcgggccgGGAGCGGGGAGGCGGGCCCTGCTTCGCCGCGGTCGGAAGGGAGGgtaggagggggaggaggccgctgcggtcggcggcgccggtgggggCGCTGGCGGAGCGGGTCGTcgtgacgccggcgccggcggagagggccggggcggcgccgccggaggagcagccgccgcagcaCCCGCAGAGCGTCGCGGCGCGGGCCGTGGTGACCGTGCGGCGGAGGCGCAAGGAGGACACCAAGCGCCGCGTCGCCGAGCAGCTGGACGCCTACGCCGACAGGGTAGGCCGGAGCGTCCTCCTCGAGCTCGTCAGCACGGAGACCGACCCAA GGAAAGGGGGCCCCAAGAAGAGCAAGCGATCGGCGCTGGTGGGGTGGTTCGAGAAGAAGGACGTcaaggcggagcgggtggtGTATACGGCGGAGTTCACCGTCGACGCGTCCTTCGGCGAGCCCGGCGCGGTGACCGTGCTCAACCGCCACCAGCGGGAGTTCTTTATCGAGAGCATCGTCGTGGAGGGCTTCCCCACCGGCCCCGCGCACTTCACCTGCAACTCGTGGGTCCAGCCCACCCGCGTGGACCGCAACCCGCGCGTGTTCTTCACCAACAAGCCGTACCTCCCCGCCGAGACGCCGCCGGGGCTGCAGGAGCTCCGGCAAAAGGAGCTCAGCGACCTGAGGGGAGagagcgccgccgacgccgccggcgagcgcaaGCTCACCGACCGGGTGTGGGACTACGACGTGTACAATGACCTCGGCAACCCGGACAAGGGCGCCGAGTTCGCGCGCCCCGTCCTCGGCGGCGAGCAGCTGCCGTACCCGCGCCGGATGCGCACGGGCCGGCCCAAGACCGTCACAG ACGAGCGCGCGGAGAGCAGGGTGGAGTACCCGGAGCCCACCTACGTGTCGCGGGACGAGGAGTTCGAGGAGGGCAAGAACGAGATGCTGTCGGAGGGCGCGCTCAAGGCGCTGCTCCACAACTTCATGCCGCTGCTGGTGAGCTCCGTGTCCCCCGACATCCGCGACTTCGCCGGCTTCCACGACGTCGACAACCTCTTCAAGGAGGGGCTCCGGCTGAAGCAGGCGCTGCAGGACCAGCTGTTCCAGAAGATCCCCTTCGTGCGCAAGATCCAGGAGAACAGCGAGGGCCTCCTCCGCTACGACACCCCCGACATCATCAAGA AGGACAAGTTTGCGTGGCTGCGCGACGACGAGTTCGCGCGGCAGGCGCTGGCTGGCATCAACCCCGTCAACATCGAGCGCCTTCAG GCGTTCCCGCCGGTGAGCAAGCTGGACCCGGCCGTGTACGGCCCTAAGGAGTCGGCCATCACGGAGGAGCACATCATCGGGCAGCTGGACGGCATGTCGGTGGCgcaggcgctggaggacaaccGGCTGTACATGCTGGACTACCACGACATCTTCCTGCCGTTCTTGGACAGGATCAACTCGCTGGACGGGCGCAAGGCCTACGGCACGCGCACGCTCTTCTTCCTGACGGCCGCCGGCACGCTCAAGCccatcgccatcgagctcagCCTGCCGCCCATGACCGAGGGGTGCAAGCGCGCCAAGCGTGTGTTCACGCCGCCCGCCGACGCCACCAGCAACTGGCTGTGGCAGCTCGCCAAGGCGCACGTCTGCTCCAACGACGCCGGCGTCCACCAGCTCATCAACCACTG GCTGAGGACGCACGCGTGCATGGAGCCGTTCATCATCGCGGCGCACCGGCAGATGAGCGCGATGCACCCCATCTTCAAGCTGCTCAAGCCGCACATGCGGTACACGCTCAAGATCAACGCGCTGGCGCGGCAGATCCTCATCGCCGGCGATGGCGTCATCGAGTCCGGCTTCACCCCCGGCCGCTACTGCATGGAGATGAGCGCCTTCGCGTACCGGGAGCTCTGGCGGCTCGACCAGGAGGGCCTCCCCGCCGATCTCATCAGAAG GGGCATGGCCGTGGAGGACCCGACGAAGCCGCACGGTCTCCGGCTGCTCATCGAGGACTACCCGTACGCCACCGACGGGCTGCTGCTGTGGTCGGCCATCGAGCGGTGGTGCGACGCTTACGTCGCCACGTACTACCCGTCCGACGAGTCGGTGCGGGGCGACGCCGAACTGCAGGCGTGGTACGACGAGGCCGTGCGGGTGGGGCACGCCGACAAGCGCGACGCGCCGTGGTGGCCGCGCCTGTCGACGCCGGCGGACCTGGCGTCGCTGCTCACGACGCTGCTGTGGCTGACCTCGGCGCAGCACGCGGCGCTCAACTTCGGGCAGTACCCGCTGGGCGGCTACATCCCCAACCGCCCGCCGCTGATGCGGCGGCTGGTGCCCGCCGAGGGCGACCCGGAGCACGCGCACCTGGTGGCGGACCCGCACCGCTTCTTCCTGTCGGCGCTGCCCAGCCTCACGCAGACCACCACCTTCATGACCGTCATCGACACGCTCTCCACGCACTCCGCCGACGAGCAGTACCTCGGCGAGCGCCCCGACGAGGCGTGGACGGCCGACCCggccgcgctggcggcggcgcgggagttCGCGGAGGAGGTGCGGCGCGCCGAGGAGGAGATCGAGCGCCGCAACGCCGACACGGGCAGGCGCAACCGGTGCGGCGCCGGCGTGCTGCCGTACGAGCTCATGGCGCCCACGTCCGGGCCGGGCATCACCTGCCGCGGCGTCCCCAACAGCGTCACCATCTAG
- the LOC101772493 gene encoding glutamate decarboxylase: MALSTAKTNAGESLHCSTFASRYVRTALPRFKIPEQSIPKEAAYQIINDELMLDGNPRLNLASFVTTWMEPECDKLIQASINKNYVDMDEYPVTTELQNRCVNMIAHLFNAPIGDDETAVGVGTVGSSEAIMLAGLAFKRKWQNKMKAAGKPYDKPNIVTGANVQVCWEKFARYFEVELKEVKLREGYYVMDPEKAAEMVDENTICVAAILGSTLNGEFEDVKMLNDLLAAKNAETGWDTPIHVDAASGGFIAPFIYPELEWDFRLPLVKSINVSGHKYGLVYAGVGWVIWRSKEDLPDELIFHINYLGADQPTFTLNFSKGSSQIIAQYYQLIRLGFEGYKDVMQNCRDNATVLREGIEKMGYFDVVSKDSGVPLVAFSLKDTSKYTVFEVAESLRRFGWIVPAYTMPADAEHVAVMRVVIREDFSRSLAERLIADLGKTMADMDAHAGKKAGHDHPAKKSVHEIEKEVTTFWKRLVAKKRSSMVC, from the exons ATGGCGCTGTCCACGGCGAAGACGAACGCCGGCGAGTCCCTGCACTGCTCCACCTTCGCGTCGCGCTACGTGCGCACCGCGCTCCCGAG GTTCAAGATCCCGGAGCAATCGATCCCCAAGGAGGCGGCGTACCAGATCATCAACGACGAGCTGATGCTGGACGGGAACCCGCGGCTGAACCTGGCGTCCTTCGTCACCACGTGGATGGAGCCCGAGTGCGACAAGCTCATCCAGGCCTCCATCAACAAGAACTACGTCGACATGGACGAGTACCCCGTCACCACCGAGCTCCAG AACCGGTGCGTCAACATGATCGCGCACCTCTTCAACGCCCCGATCGGCGACGACGAGACGGCCGTCGGCGTGGGCACCGTCGGCTCCTCGGAGGCAATCATGCTGGCCGGGCTGGCGTTCAAGCGGAAGTGGCAGAACAAGATGAAGGCGGCGGGGAAGCCCTACGACAAGCCCAACATCGTCACCGGCGCCAACGTCCAGGTGTGCTGGGAGAAGTTCGCGCGCTACTTCGAGGTGGAGCTCAAGGAGGTGAAGCTCAGGGAAGGCTACTACGTCATGGACCCCGAGAAGGCCGCCGAGATGGTCGACGAGAACACCATCTGCGTCGCCGCCATCCTCGGCTCCACGCTCAACGGCGAGTTCGAGGACGTCAAGATGCTCAACGACCTGCTCGCCGCCAAGAACGCCGAGACGGGGTGGGACACTCCGATCCACGTGgacgcggcgagcggcggcttcATCGCGCCGTTCATCTACCCGGAGCTGGAGTGGGACTTCCGGCTGCCGCTGGTGAAGAGCATCAACGTCAGCGGCCACAAGTACGGCCTCGTCTACGCCGGCGTCGGCTGGGTCATCTGGAGGAGCAAGGAGgacctccccgacgagctcaTCTTCCACATCAACTACCTCGGCGCGGACCAGCCCACCTTCACGCTCAACTTCTCCAAAG GGTCTAGCCAGATCATCGCGCAGTATTACCAGCTCATCCGTCTCGGATTTGAG GGGTACAAGGACGTGATGCAGAACTGCCGCGACAACGCGACGGTGCTCCGGGAGGGCATCGAGAAGATGGGCTACTTCGACGTGGTGTCCAAGGACTCGGGCGTGCCGCTGGTGGCCTTCTCCCTCAAGGACACCTCCAAGTACACGGTGTTCGAGGTGGCCGAGAGCCTCCGCCGCTTCGGCTGGATCGTCCCGGCCTACACCATGCCCGCCGACGCCGAGCACGTCGCCGTGATGCGCGTCGTCATCCGCGAGGACTTCAGCCGCAGCCTCGCCGAGCGGCTTATCGCCGACCTGGGCAAGACCATGGCGGACATGGACGCGCACGCCGGGAAGAAGGCGGGCCACGACCACCCGGCCAAGAAGTCGGTGCACGAGATCGAGAAGGAGGTCACCACCTTCTGGAAGAGGCTCGTCGCCAAGAAGAGGAGCAGCATGGTGTGCTGA
- the LOC101772898 gene encoding serine carboxypeptidase-like 7, whose product MSNRNSGGGGKRSLLLSLWLLLAASLRLWPAGGSGHVVTHMRGFDGPLPFYLETGYVEVDERHGVQLFYYFVRSEKDSDEDPLVLWLSGGPGCSGISGLAYEIGPLKFDAKGYRGGFPTLLYRPETSTKTSNIIFVDSPVGTGFSYATTEEGLKASDTKAVEQLVIFLRKWLQDHPRFLSNPLYIAGDSYSGLIIPGLTLEIDRSIELGEKPLFNLKGYIAGNPVTDSQFDTDGQIPYLHGMGLVSDELYENARGNCGGKYSAPSNAACTEAIQAIKNCTRDLSGQHILEPACPDVVWSTKTVALADGISRVMLESAEFLSGFKCPEAEYVLSDIWGNDATIQESLGVRKGTIGEWRRFNHGLSYTEDIQSAVEYHSRLATKGYAALIYSGDHDPSITHVGTQAWIRHLNLTIVDDWRPWYVGDQVAGFTRRYSSNLTFATVKGAGHIAPLYRPLECQTMFRRWMSQDPL is encoded by the exons ATGTCGAACAGGaacagtggcggcggcggcaagcgtTCGCTGCTGCTGTCGCTGtggctcctcctcgccgccagcCTCCGGctctggccggccggcggcagcggccacgTCGTCACGCACATGCGCGGGTTCGACGGGCCCCTCCCGTTCTACCTCGAAACCGG GTACGTGGAGGTGGACGAGCGGCACGGCGTGCAGCTCTTCTACTATTTCGTGCGGTCGGAGAAGGACTCGGACGAGGACCCGCTGGTGCTGTGGCTGTCCGGCGGGCCCGGCTGCTCCGGCATCTCCGGCCTCGCCTACGAGATAG GACCCCTAAAGTTTGATGCCAAAGGGTACAGAGGCGGGTTCCCAACCCTGCTCTACCGGCCGGAGACATCGACCAAGACGAGCAACATCATATTCGTGGATTCCCCGGTGGGGACTGGGTTCTCCTACGCCACGACGGAGGAAGGGCTCAAGGCCAGTGACACCAAAGCAGTGGAGCAGCTGGTCATTTTTCTCAGAAAG TGGCTTCAAGATCATCCCCGGTTCCTGTCGAATCCGCTTTACATTGCTGGGGATTCATACAGTGGTCTCATCATTCCTGGTCTTACATTAGAAATCGACAGAA GTATAGAACTTGGTGAAAAACCACTTTTCAATCTCAAG GGGTACATTGCTGGCAACCCGGTGACTGACAGCCAATTTGATACGGACGGCCAAATTCCATATCTTCATGGCATGGGACTTGTATCAGATGAGCTTTACGAG AATGCTAGGGGGAACTGTGGTGGAAAATATAGTGCTCCTAGCAACGCTGCATGCACAGAGGCCATCCAAGCTATAAAGAAT TGCACAAGGGATCTCAGTGGGCAACACATCCTGGAGCCGGCTTGCCCTGATGTGGTGTGGAGCACCAAGACTGTGGCACTGGCAGACGGAATTAGTCGGGTGATGCTAGAGTCTGCAGAGTTTCTGTCCGGGTTCAAATGTCCA GAAGCTGAGTACGTTCTATCCGACATATGGGGAAATGATGCAACAATTCAGGAGAGCCTTGGTGTTCGAAAG GGAACAATTGGAGAATGGAGAAGATTTAACCATGGATTGTCTTACACTGAAGACATCCAGAGTGCAGTGGAGTATCATTCAAGGCTAGCCACAAAAGGATACGCAGCTCTCATATACAG TGGCGATCACGATCCCAGTATAACCCATGTTGGCACACAAGCATGGATTAGACACCTAAACTTGACCATCGTAGATGACTGGCGACCATGGTATGTTGGTGACCAAGTTGCTGG ATTCACAAGGAGATACTCGAGCAACCTAACATTTGCAACCGTGAAG GGTGCTGGGCATATTGCTCCATTGTATAGGCCCTTGGAGTGCCAAACAATGTTTAGAAGATGGATGTCGCAGGATCCTCTATGA
- the LOC101773312 gene encoding D-galacturonate reductase, whose product MHILNLSPAYAVYTTPATPLKHREPHKQQAMASLAGRSSIRHSKIPEFLVGPSGQPMPAVGLGTVSHPFVEDEVRAAVLTALELGYRHIDTAALYASERVVGEAMAEALQSGIVASREELFVTSKVWCTQCHPELVLPSLKESLQNLQMEYVDLYLIHWPMAVKPSKPHFPMKREDILPMDLSGVWQAMEECHRLGLAKMIGVSNFTTKKLQELLSIAKIPPAVNQVELNPTWQQKKLIEFCKDKSIQVAAYSPLGGQRIPKMNPVRQSDVLEEIGRTRGKSVAQISLRWIYEQGASMVVKSLKRERLKENIEIFDWELSDGDRSKIGQIPQRKLITVQNLLCPEGISSVDISDVDVFEM is encoded by the exons ATGCATATCCTGAATTTGAGTCCTGCGTACGCTGTCTATACCACCCCTGCCACACCACTCAAGCACAGAGAACCACACAAACAGCAGGCCATGGCATCACTGGCGGGAAGGAGCAGCATCCGCCACTCCAAGATTCCAGAGTTCTTGGTGGGCCCTAGTGGGCAACCGATGCCAGCAGTAGGGCTTGGCACGGTGTCGCACCCATTCGTGGAGGACGAAGTTAGGGCCGCTGTGCTCACCGCGCTGGAGCTCGGCTACCGTCACATCGATACCGCAGCGCTGTATGCCTCTGAGCGGGTTGTCGGCGAGGCCATGGCTGAGGCATTGCAGTCTGGGATTGTGGCATCTAGGGAGGAGCTGTTTGTGACGAGCAAGGTGTGGTGCACACAGTGCCACCCTGAGCTCGTGCTCCCATCCCTTAAGGAGAGCTTGCA GAACCTTCAAATGGAATATGTTGATTTGTACCTGATTCATTGGCCCATGGCTGTAAAGCCTAGCAAGCCTCATTTCCCAATGAAAAGGGAGGACATTCTGCCGATGGACCTGAGTGGTGTATGGCAGGCTATGGAGGAATGTCATCGGCTTGGCCTTGCTAAAATGATTGGTGTTAGCAATTTCACAACAAAGAAGCTGCAGGAGCTGCTTTCCATTGCAAAAATACCTCCAGCAGTAAATCAG GTTGAATTGAATCCGACTTGGCAGCAGAAAAAACTAATTGAGTTCTGCAAAGATAAGAGTATTCAGGTGGCTGCTTATTCTCCCCTGGGAGGCCAAAGAATACCTAAAATGAATCCAGTACGACAATCTGATGTTCTGGAAGAGATTGGAAGGACCAGAGGGAAGTCAGTGGCTCAG ATTTCACTGAGATGGATCTACGAGCAAGGTGCAAGCATGGTGGTGAAGAGCTTGAAAAGAGAAAGGCTTAAGGAGAACATCGAGATTTTCGATTGGGAATTGAGTGATGGAGACCGGTCGAAGATTGGTCAGATACCACAGCGCAAGTTGATCACAGTACAGAATCTTCTCTGCCCTGAAGGCATCTCCAGTGTGGATATCTCGGATGTTGATGTTTTTGAAATGTAG